From one [Ruminococcus] lactaris ATCC 29176 genomic stretch:
- the dcm gene encoding DNA (cytosine-5-)-methyltransferase — MIYKTIDLCAGIGGIRRGFEMTGLFENVLSAEIDPYAALTYKHLFGEDPTNDLTSEDFKNEVVNTEYDVLLAGFPCQAFSRVGKQLGFRDTTRGTIFFDIADIISRTNPRAVFLENVENLVSHDKGNTIETIIKTLEEELEYRVIGVTLDENGNYSYSRATLVRNTREFGLPQNRPRVYIMAFSKKIYGNAIKLLNAQLPISRDETIFRDVTEVLDTNVDDKYYMAEGYLETLKRHKARQKKNGYGFGYCVVNKSNEDHPIAYTILATGGSGKERNLIYQPKPGVSGKKVAGKKTVLNSEGIRVMTPNEWGRLQGFIGYGFVDENGVDSFAFPEDTTNGQKYKQFGNSVSIPVIRSMAEFMLECFELLEEQQSDIIHAMAENNVFFTKRDVMEVLDLNPPQAGALLKSFVESGELLRVSRGKTTRYTKNRKDVSLPPYSQEEKVIELAERKGIIRNADVQNLLNITHDSTNVLLSVLTKKGVLMRISRGKYCINHR, encoded by the coding sequence ATGATATATAAGACCATAGATTTATGTGCCGGAATCGGAGGGATTCGTCGCGGTTTCGAGATGACTGGCTTATTTGAAAATGTATTATCGGCCGAAATAGATCCATATGCAGCCTTAACATATAAGCATCTTTTCGGAGAGGATCCTACAAATGATTTAACCTCAGAAGATTTCAAAAATGAGGTTGTAAACACAGAATATGACGTATTACTTGCTGGATTTCCATGCCAAGCCTTCAGTAGGGTCGGAAAGCAATTGGGGTTCAGGGATACAACGAGGGGGACTATATTTTTTGATATAGCGGACATCATTTCTCGGACGAACCCGAGGGCAGTGTTTCTTGAAAATGTAGAAAACTTGGTTTCTCACGACAAAGGCAATACCATAGAGACAATAATAAAGACCTTAGAGGAAGAATTGGAATATAGGGTAATAGGTGTTACTTTAGACGAAAATGGAAATTACAGTTACAGTAGAGCTACTCTCGTAAGAAATACACGGGAATTCGGGCTCCCTCAAAATAGGCCAAGGGTATATATTATGGCATTCAGTAAAAAAATATACGGAAATGCCATTAAGCTTCTCAACGCACAGTTACCAATAAGTAGAGATGAGACTATCTTCAGGGATGTGACAGAAGTTCTGGACACAAATGTAGATGATAAATACTACATGGCTGAGGGTTATTTAGAAACATTAAAGCGACATAAGGCAAGGCAGAAAAAAAATGGATATGGATTCGGATATTGTGTTGTGAATAAAAGTAATGAAGACCATCCGATTGCATATACAATTCTTGCAACTGGCGGTTCAGGGAAGGAGCGAAATTTAATTTATCAGCCGAAACCGGGTGTTTCTGGGAAGAAGGTCGCTGGCAAGAAGACTGTCCTTAACTCTGAAGGAATCCGGGTAATGACTCCAAATGAATGGGGAAGACTGCAGGGATTTATAGGCTATGGATTCGTAGATGAAAACGGGGTGGATAGTTTCGCTTTCCCGGAAGATACAACGAACGGTCAGAAGTACAAACAGTTTGGTAACTCAGTTTCTATCCCAGTTATTAGGTCAATGGCTGAATTTATGCTTGAGTGTTTTGAACTGCTGGAAGAACAGCAATCAGATATTATTCACGCTATGGCTGAGAATAATGTATTCTTTACCAAACGTGATGTTATGGAGGTTCTTGATCTGAATCCGCCACAAGCAGGAGCGTTGCTGAAAAGTTTTGTAGAATCAGGTGAATTATTACGAGTATCTCGTGGCAAAACCACAAGATATACTAAGAACAGAAAAGATGTAAGTCTACCTCCATACAGTCAGGAAGAAAAAGTGATTGAACTAGCCGAAAGAAAAGGAATAATTCGAAATGCTGATGTTCAAAACTTACTTAATATTACCCATGATAGTACTAACGTTCTTTTGTCCGTCTTGACTAAAAAAGGTGTATTAATGCGTATTTCACGAGGAAAATATTGTATAAATCATCGTTAA
- a CDS encoding DUF2800 domain-containing protein has translation MPKHAYLSASASHRWLACPPSAKLCANILDQASEYAQQGTDCHELCAYLVEKALGRDVIDPTENLTYYDAEMQNCAEEYRNYVLEQIEAAKEFCKDPQVMIEQRLDFSRWVENGFGTGDCVIVADEVLQIIDYKHGLGILVSAGDDEYGGNSQMMCYALGALEVFGDIYDINQIKMTIFQPRRNNISTYTISKEDLLKWADEVLAPTAQLAYVGKGEFNAGDHCTFCKVKATCRKRAEYNLELAKYDFKMPATLDDTEIAAILEKVDEMISWGNDIKDYALQQAQSGVHFEGWKIVEGRSNRKYTDENAVADTVKDAGFDPYEKKLLGITSMSTLLGKKKFEELLGGLIYKPPGKPTLVLESDKRPAMNTAKDDFKE, from the coding sequence ATGCCTAAGCACGCATACCTCTCCGCTTCTGCCAGCCACAGATGGTTAGCCTGTCCACCAAGCGCAAAGCTCTGTGCCAATATCCTGGATCAGGCTTCCGAATATGCACAGCAGGGAACTGATTGCCATGAGCTTTGTGCTTATCTGGTAGAAAAAGCACTTGGCAGAGATGTAATCGATCCAACGGAAAATCTCACCTACTACGATGCCGAAATGCAAAACTGTGCTGAAGAATACAGAAATTACGTATTAGAGCAGATTGAAGCAGCAAAAGAATTCTGCAAGGACCCACAAGTCATGATCGAACAGAGACTGGATTTCTCCCGCTGGGTAGAAAATGGCTTCGGAACCGGCGACTGTGTCATCGTAGCCGATGAAGTATTGCAAATCATCGATTACAAGCACGGTCTCGGAATCCTCGTAAGTGCCGGCGACGATGAGTATGGCGGCAACAGCCAGATGATGTGCTATGCCTTAGGAGCTTTAGAAGTATTCGGTGACATCTACGACATCAACCAAATTAAAATGACCATCTTCCAGCCAAGACGCAACAACATCAGCACCTACACCATCAGCAAGGAAGATCTTCTGAAATGGGCAGACGAAGTCCTGGCACCAACCGCACAGCTTGCATACGTCGGCAAAGGCGAATTCAACGCCGGCGACCATTGTACCTTCTGCAAGGTAAAGGCAACCTGCCGCAAGCGTGCAGAATACAATCTGGAGCTTGCCAAATATGATTTCAAGATGCCCGCCACACTGGATGATACAGAAATCGCAGCCATCCTCGAAAAAGTAGATGAAATGATCTCATGGGGCAACGACATCAAAGACTATGCACTGCAACAGGCACAATCAGGTGTTCACTTCGAAGGCTGGAAAATTGTAGAAGGAAGATCCAACAGAAAATATACAGACGAAAATGCTGTAGCAGATACAGTAAAAGACGCAGGCTTTGATCCGTATGAGAAAAAGCTACTCGGCATAACATCCATGAGCACACTGCTCGGAAAAAAGAAATTCGAAGAGCTTTTAGGTGGGCTTATTTACAAACCACCTGGCAAACCCACATTGGTACTGGAATCAGATAAGAGACCGGCAATGAATACAGCAAAAGATGACTTTAAAGAGTAA
- a CDS encoding IS630 family transposase, with product MGRKASTINLSEDERLYLETQMRARTIQAQTVIRARILLLKAEGISVDHIADKVGMNRKSVMLCINKYLEGGVENALFDAPGRGRNAEITDDEKAWIINIACQKPVNLGYSAEVWTRALLTKHINKFAEEAGHTRLSTISQSKVRTILEEADIKPNKITYYCENRDPDFDQKMHNVLLVYKQLSLQFDEKGQLIPFKEDEQVVHVLSYDEKPGIQAIANTTEDLLPDENHKTVSRDYEYKRLGTISLLAGIDLQTGEAIPLVKDKHSSKEYIEFLKILDSKYPETDRIRLVLDNLKVHSSEETRKYLATKPGRFEFVFTPKHGSWLNLVEGFFSKLTRQMLKGIRVKTKDELVQRIYRYFDEVNEQPVVYHWKYKLEEINSSEEVVVDTLPIQKSS from the coding sequence ATGGGAAGAAAAGCATCCACTATTAATCTTAGCGAGGACGAACGTTTATATCTTGAAACTCAGATGCGTGCAAGAACAATTCAAGCCCAGACAGTAATTCGGGCAAGAATTTTACTACTCAAAGCAGAAGGTATTTCAGTTGACCATATTGCAGACAAAGTAGGAATGAATCGCAAAAGCGTCATGCTCTGTATCAATAAATACCTTGAGGGTGGTGTGGAAAATGCTCTGTTTGATGCACCCGGTCGTGGCAGGAATGCTGAAATAACCGATGATGAAAAAGCCTGGATAATAAATATCGCCTGTCAGAAGCCTGTCAATCTTGGATATTCAGCAGAAGTATGGACGCGTGCTCTTCTTACAAAACATATTAATAAATTTGCCGAAGAAGCAGGTCATACAAGGTTGTCAACAATCAGTCAGTCAAAGGTCCGCACAATACTGGAAGAAGCGGATATTAAGCCTAACAAAATAACTTATTACTGCGAAAATCGTGACCCTGATTTTGACCAGAAAATGCATAATGTTCTTCTTGTATATAAACAATTGTCTTTACAGTTTGACGAGAAGGGACAGCTCATTCCGTTTAAGGAGGATGAACAGGTTGTACATGTACTTTCCTATGATGAAAAACCCGGAATTCAGGCAATTGCCAATACCACAGAAGACCTCTTGCCGGATGAAAATCACAAGACGGTCAGCCGTGATTATGAATATAAACGTCTTGGAACTATTTCACTGCTTGCTGGAATCGACTTACAAACAGGGGAGGCAATTCCGCTTGTAAAAGATAAACACAGCAGCAAGGAATATATTGAGTTTCTAAAAATACTTGATTCAAAATATCCGGAGACTGACCGGATTCGTCTGGTATTGGATAATCTGAAAGTTCATTCTTCAGAGGAAACCCGAAAATACCTTGCGACAAAGCCGGGAAGATTTGAATTTGTGTTTACTCCCAAGCATGGTTCATGGTTGAATCTTGTTGAGGGATTCTTTAGTAAACTCACACGTCAGATGCTAAAAGGCATACGTGTAAAAACTAAGGATGAACTTGTGCAGCGTATCTATAGATACTTCGATGAAGTAAACGAACAACCTGTCGTATATCACTGGAAGTATAAGCTTGAAGAAATTAATTCAAGTGAAGAGGTGGTGGTTGATACGTTGCCAATTCAAAAGTCCAGTTAA
- a CDS encoding PBECR4 domain-containing protein: protein MDLLQQSAQAWKEITEYRYLFTYGYKKQLYPINLTFSLEDYPHLAGFQYMKDISLPNYSSAKIADRILEGKILFEKVQKAAQYEEMIKPRLEALVHLKESLDNKFNLYSYMPRMYPFITGIKADYLISSHFSVDNFIFIIKANAQGELKCDFLCCSIFEKGDRDYETNQKARTLMKKERIHIPSNTTDILLDRLSAQTRPEDKTTDPSDNTEAKSDVSQ from the coding sequence ATGGATCTATTACAACAGTCTGCACAAGCCTGGAAAGAAATAACTGAATATAGATATTTGTTTACATATGGCTATAAGAAACAGCTGTATCCAATTAATCTTACCTTTTCTCTGGAAGATTATCCGCATTTAGCTGGCTTCCAGTATATGAAAGACATCTCTCTTCCAAATTATTCTTCTGCCAAAATTGCTGATAGAATTCTTGAGGGTAAAATACTATTTGAAAAAGTTCAAAAGGCAGCCCAGTACGAGGAGATGATAAAACCTCGACTTGAAGCTTTAGTTCACTTGAAAGAATCCCTTGATAACAAATTCAATTTATATTCATACATGCCACGCATGTATCCTTTCATCACAGGCATTAAAGCAGATTATTTAATATCCAGCCATTTTAGTGTTGATAATTTCATCTTTATCATCAAGGCAAATGCGCAGGGTGAATTAAAATGTGATTTTCTTTGTTGCTCCATTTTTGAAAAAGGTGATCGCGATTATGAAACAAATCAAAAAGCTCGAACACTGATGAAGAAAGAACGAATACATATTCCTTCTAACACCACCGATATTCTATTGGATCGCTTATCAGCTCAAACAAGGCCAGAAGACAAAACTACTGATCCTTCAGATAATACAGAAGCAAAATCCGATGTTTCACAATAG
- a CDS encoding HNH endonuclease signature motif containing protein: MPSKPKKPCAYPGCPALVTGRYCAEHAKKVNSDYEKYGRDKNAKRRYGRAWKRIRDKYAAEHPFCEKCYERGVLVPVEEIHHKLPLSEGGTHDRSNLIALCKSCHSQIHAKRGDRWGK, encoded by the coding sequence GTGCCTAGCAAGCCGAAGAAACCGTGTGCATATCCAGGCTGTCCTGCGTTAGTGACCGGGCGGTATTGTGCAGAGCATGCGAAAAAAGTGAATAGTGATTATGAGAAATACGGAAGAGATAAAAATGCGAAGAGAAGATATGGTCGTGCATGGAAAAGGATTCGTGATAAGTATGCTGCAGAGCATCCGTTCTGTGAGAAGTGCTACGAGCGAGGAGTTCTGGTTCCAGTGGAGGAGATTCATCACAAGCTTCCTTTGAGTGAAGGCGGCACACATGACCGGAGCAATCTGATTGCGTTGTGTAAGTCGTGTCATTCACAGATTCATGCGAAACGTGGGGATCGTTGGGGTAAATAG
- a CDS encoding DNA polymerase, with protein sequence MKELSIDLETYSDIDISKCGAYKYAESNNFEILLFGVSVDNGPVVVYDLASGDEIPAEILAALSDENIIKWAFNASFERVCLSNWLRKHHPEYFKTYNTQGDPVQNFLDPASWKCTMIWSAYMGLPLSLEGVGAVLKLQDQKMKEGKDLIKYFCSPCKPTKVNGGRTRNLPEHAPDKWETFKTYNRRDVEVELAIKQRLSKFPVPDSVWHEYHIDQEINDSGIMLDMDVVENAIAFDERSKSALITAMKNITNLDNPNSVVQMKQWLSDNGVETESLGKKEVAGLIKETDGDISKALKLRLQLAKSSVKKYQAMQNAVCKDGRAHGMFQFYGANRSGRWAGRLIQLQNLPQNHMSDLTEARELVRTGDYDTLDMLYDDIPDTLSQLIRTAFIARPGYKFIVSDYSAIEARVLAHLAGETWRSKVFAEGKDIYCASASQMFGVPVKKHGINSHLRQKGKIAELALGYGGSVGALKSMGALEMGLTEEELQPLVDSWRSSNPMITAFWWNVDNAIKTAIKMHIPTEVNGIHFCYKSGMLLIKRPSGRVLSYVKPKIGENRFGGESVTYEGIGSTKKWERIESYGPKFVENIVQAVSRDILCNAMKTLRHCFIVGHVHDELIIECSSGVDLNEICKQMGRSLDWMPGILLRADGYETNFYKKE encoded by the coding sequence ATGAAAGAATTGTCAATCGATTTAGAAACTTACAGTGATATTGATATCTCTAAATGCGGAGCCTACAAATACGCCGAGTCTAATAATTTTGAGATACTGCTCTTCGGTGTTTCTGTTGATAATGGGCCTGTTGTTGTCTATGACCTTGCATCAGGTGATGAGATTCCAGCAGAAATCTTAGCAGCACTATCTGATGAAAATATAATCAAATGGGCTTTCAATGCTTCTTTTGAAAGAGTCTGCTTATCCAACTGGCTCAGGAAGCATCATCCAGAATACTTCAAAACCTATAATACTCAAGGCGATCCGGTACAAAACTTCTTGGATCCAGCCTCATGGAAATGTACAATGATATGGTCCGCCTATATGGGACTGCCACTTTCACTTGAAGGTGTCGGAGCTGTCCTCAAGCTTCAGGACCAGAAAATGAAAGAAGGCAAGGACTTAATCAAATACTTCTGCAGTCCCTGTAAGCCAACAAAAGTAAATGGAGGAAGAACCAGAAATCTCCCTGAACATGCACCTGATAAATGGGAAACATTTAAGACCTATAATCGCAGAGATGTTGAGGTGGAGCTTGCCATCAAGCAGAGATTATCAAAATTTCCGGTACCTGACTCAGTGTGGCATGAATATCATATTGATCAGGAAATCAACGACAGTGGCATAATGCTGGATATGGATGTTGTAGAAAATGCTATCGCCTTCGATGAAAGATCCAAATCAGCTCTTATAACAGCAATGAAGAATATAACTAATCTGGATAATCCAAACAGCGTAGTTCAGATGAAACAATGGCTCTCTGATAACGGTGTCGAAACAGAATCCCTTGGTAAGAAGGAGGTTGCTGGTCTTATTAAGGAGACCGATGGCGATATCAGCAAAGCACTTAAGCTAAGACTCCAGCTTGCCAAATCCTCTGTAAAGAAATACCAGGCAATGCAGAATGCTGTTTGTAAAGACGGCAGAGCTCACGGTATGTTCCAGTTCTATGGAGCCAACCGCTCAGGAAGATGGGCTGGTCGCTTGATCCAGCTACAGAACCTTCCGCAAAATCATATGTCCGACCTTACTGAAGCTCGTGAGCTGGTTCGTACTGGTGATTATGATACTCTGGATATGCTTTATGATGACATTCCTGATACTTTAAGCCAGCTGATCCGTACAGCCTTCATCGCAAGACCTGGATATAAATTCATTGTCAGTGACTACTCTGCCATCGAAGCCAGGGTCCTTGCACATCTTGCCGGTGAGACCTGGCGTTCCAAAGTATTCGCTGAAGGAAAAGATATCTACTGCGCTTCTGCCAGCCAGATGTTTGGAGTTCCGGTTAAAAAACATGGCATAAATTCTCACCTCAGACAGAAGGGCAAAATCGCAGAGCTTGCCCTCGGATATGGCGGATCTGTAGGCGCTCTGAAATCCATGGGAGCTTTAGAAATGGGCTTAACCGAAGAAGAGCTTCAACCATTGGTAGACTCTTGGCGCAGTTCCAATCCTATGATTACAGCCTTCTGGTGGAATGTAGATAATGCAATAAAGACTGCCATCAAGATGCACATCCCTACTGAAGTAAACGGAATTCATTTCTGTTACAAAAGCGGAATGCTCTTAATCAAGCGCCCTTCCGGCAGAGTACTCAGCTATGTGAAGCCAAAGATTGGTGAAAACAGATTCGGCGGTGAATCCGTCACCTACGAGGGCATCGGCTCCACCAAGAAATGGGAACGCATAGAATCCTACGGTCCGAAGTTTGTGGAAAATATTGTTCAGGCAGTCAGCAGGGACATCCTCTGCAATGCCATGAAGACTCTACGGCATTGCTTCATCGTCGGACACGTCCATGATGAGTTGATCATCGAATGTAGCTCTGGAGTTGACCTGAACGAAATCTGTAAGCAGATGGGGCGATCTCTGGACTGGATGCCTGGCATACTGCTTCGCGCCGATGGCTATGAGACCAATTTTTACAAAAAAGAATAA
- a CDS encoding terminase large subunit, which yields MARETRPTDYPKLKNYQPTRFMLPTSHYDKTKADRAVAFIENLCHTKGKWAGKRFWLLPWQEQLIRDIFGIVKSDGNRQFRTAFVEICKKVGKSELAAAIALYLLYADNEPSAEVYGAAADRQQASIVFDVARQMVEMSPALMKRSKLMSATKRIVNYGNAGFYQVLSAEVGSKHGFSISGLVFDEIHTQPNRQLYDVLTKYSSDARQNPLHFIITTAGNDRHSIAFELHTKAVDILEGRRVDPTFYPVVYGLKDDEDWEDEANWYKVNPSLGYTVDIERLRDAYREAKQNPADEITFKWLRMNMWVSSTTSWIPDAIFMKGSEPIDMRLLEGRDCYAGLDLSSTGDITALVLIFPPRNSDEKHILVPYFWVPEETIPQRVKANSVPYDVWEKQGHLLATEGNVIHYDFIQKFICDLGEKYHILEIAVDRWNATQMIQNLEGAGFTMVPFGQGFASMSTPTKEFYRLLMEGQIIHAGHPVLRWMAGNVVIETDAAENIKVTKAKSKEKIDGIVASIMALDRCIRNQGETQGSVYDERGLLVF from the coding sequence ATGGCGCGTGAAACAAGACCAACAGACTATCCAAAGCTGAAAAATTATCAGCCGACAAGATTTATGCTTCCGACTTCTCATTACGATAAGACAAAGGCAGACAGGGCAGTTGCTTTTATTGAGAATTTGTGCCATACAAAAGGCAAATGGGCTGGAAAGAGGTTCTGGCTGCTGCCCTGGCAGGAGCAGCTAATAAGAGATATCTTCGGGATCGTCAAGTCTGATGGTAACAGACAGTTCCGTACAGCTTTTGTAGAAATCTGTAAAAAGGTTGGAAAGAGTGAATTGGCAGCTGCCATTGCTCTTTATTTACTTTATGCGGATAATGAACCATCTGCGGAGGTTTATGGTGCGGCGGCGGACCGGCAGCAGGCATCCATTGTTTTTGATGTTGCAAGACAGATGGTTGAGATGTCACCAGCACTGATGAAGAGAAGTAAGCTGATGTCAGCTACCAAGCGAATTGTCAATTACGGAAATGCCGGTTTTTATCAGGTGCTTTCAGCAGAGGTTGGAAGCAAGCATGGGTTTTCGATTTCGGGACTTGTGTTCGATGAAATTCATACACAGCCGAATCGTCAGTTATATGATGTTTTGACGAAGTACAGTTCAGATGCACGCCAGAATCCACTTCATTTCATTATTACGACTGCTGGAAATGACAGGCATTCGATTGCGTTTGAACTGCATACCAAAGCAGTAGATATTCTGGAAGGACGGCGTGTAGATCCGACTTTTTATCCTGTAGTTTACGGATTAAAGGATGATGAGGACTGGGAAGATGAAGCAAACTGGTACAAGGTAAATCCTTCCCTGGGATATACGGTGGATATTGAGCGGCTTCGGGATGCTTACCGGGAAGCAAAACAGAATCCGGCAGATGAGATAACGTTTAAATGGCTTCGTATGAATATGTGGGTATCCAGTACGACGTCATGGATTCCGGATGCAATCTTTATGAAAGGCAGTGAGCCAATTGATATGAGATTACTGGAGGGAAGAGACTGTTATGCAGGATTGGATCTTTCCAGTACAGGAGATATTACAGCACTGGTTCTGATATTTCCACCGAGAAATTCGGATGAAAAACACATTCTGGTGCCGTACTTTTGGGTGCCGGAAGAAACCATACCACAGAGGGTGAAGGCGAATTCAGTTCCTTATGATGTATGGGAGAAGCAGGGACATCTGCTGGCAACGGAAGGAAATGTGATCCACTATGATTTCATTCAGAAATTCATCTGTGATCTTGGAGAGAAGTACCATATCCTGGAAATTGCGGTGGACAGGTGGAATGCAACGCAGATGATCCAGAACCTGGAGGGCGCAGGATTTACGATGGTACCTTTTGGACAGGGATTTGCAAGTATGAGTACACCGACGAAGGAGTTTTACAGGCTTCTGATGGAAGGTCAGATTATTCATGCCGGGCATCCGGTTCTTCGGTGGATGGCGGGTAATGTTGTGATCGAGACAGATGCTGCGGAGAATATTAAGGTGACGAAGGCAAAGTCTAAGGAGAAGATTGATGGAATTGTAGCTTCTATTATGGCTCTGGATCGGTGTATTAGGAATCAGGGAGAAACGCAGGGCAGTGTGTATGATGAGAGAGGACTGCTGGTGTTTTGA
- a CDS encoding VRR-NUC domain-containing protein: MREKYIEQKLVREVKKRGGLCEKWNSGSSGWPDRIVLLPDGKIGFVEVKAPGEKSRKLQVHRHDQLRALGYKVFVLDDMGQIGGIIDAIQTA, encoded by the coding sequence ATGCGTGAAAAATATATTGAACAAAAATTAGTTCGAGAGGTTAAGAAGCGAGGTGGCTTGTGTGAGAAATGGAATTCCGGTTCTTCAGGCTGGCCCGACCGAATTGTTTTATTACCTGATGGGAAAATCGGGTTCGTGGAGGTGAAGGCTCCCGGTGAGAAGTCGAGAAAGCTTCAGGTTCATAGACATGATCAGCTTCGTGCTCTTGGTTATAAAGTATTCGTCCTGGATGATATGGGACAGATTGGAGGAATTATAGATGCAATACAAACCGCATGA
- a CDS encoding DUF2815 family protein, with product MSKISNPTKVITGVNTRWSYANVWDAKSINGGTPKYSVSLIIPKSDTVTVNKIKAAITAAYEEGQSKLKGNGKTVPALSVLKTPLRDGDLERPDDPAYADAYFINANSATAPGIVDADRQPIFERSEVYSGVYGRASINLYAFNSNGNKGIACGLNNLQKIRDGEPLGGKSRAEDDFATDDEDDFLN from the coding sequence ATGTCAAAGATTTCTAATCCTACAAAGGTAATCACAGGAGTAAACACACGTTGGAGCTATGCAAATGTATGGGATGCCAAGAGCATCAACGGAGGCACGCCTAAGTACAGCGTTTCCCTCATCATTCCCAAGTCCGACACTGTAACCGTAAACAAGATCAAAGCCGCAATCACTGCCGCTTATGAAGAAGGTCAGAGCAAGCTCAAGGGTAATGGCAAGACCGTTCCTGCTCTCTCCGTACTCAAAACACCTCTCCGCGATGGTGATCTGGAGAGACCTGATGATCCAGCTTACGCAGACGCATACTTCATTAACGCCAACAGCGCTACAGCACCTGGCATCGTAGATGCAGACCGTCAGCCTATCTTTGAGAGATCCGAAGTGTATTCCGGCGTATACGGCAGAGCCAGCATTAACCTTTATGCCTTCAACAGCAATGGAAACAAAGGAATTGCCTGCGGTCTCAACAATCTTCAGAAAATTCGTGACGGCGAACCACTCGGCGGCAAATCTCGTGCAGAAGATGATTTCGCAACTGATGATGAGGACGATTTCCTCAACTAA
- a CDS encoding phage terminase small subunit P27 family: protein MAGRKPKPTAMKKLEGNPGKRKLNTKEPVPAKGMPACPDWLMPEAKKEWERLAKLMNQMGVLTEVDMAAFAAYCQSYARWKEAQEHITSGGSTFETDKGYQQQTPWVGIANTNQKLMLQAASEFGLTPSSRSRIVAGNGKAKETEDEMEALLGDSGVFG from the coding sequence ATGGCGGGAAGAAAGCCAAAGCCTACAGCGATGAAGAAGCTGGAAGGTAATCCAGGTAAGAGAAAATTGAATACGAAAGAGCCAGTTCCAGCAAAAGGAATGCCTGCTTGTCCTGATTGGTTAATGCCGGAAGCTAAGAAGGAATGGGAACGCTTGGCGAAGTTGATGAATCAGATGGGTGTTCTTACTGAAGTTGATATGGCGGCGTTTGCTGCATATTGTCAGTCTTATGCAAGATGGAAGGAGGCTCAGGAGCATATTACTTCTGGCGGCTCGACATTTGAAACTGATAAAGGATATCAGCAGCAGACACCTTGGGTTGGAATTGCAAATACGAATCAGAAGTTGATGCTGCAGGCGGCATCAGAGTTTGGGCTCACGCCATCTTCGCGTAGCAGGATTGTGGCCGGTAATGGTAAAGCGAAAGAAACAGAGGATGAGATGGAGGCATTACTTGGGGATAGTGGTGTGTTTGGATAG
- a CDS encoding DUF1492 domain-containing protein yields the protein MTAKEYLKQAYLLDKQIQVEVKELEQLREMRGTIQGCSYGEKIGTNPNINLEAPFIKTIEKIWEYEKKIDGKINRLVDLRSEINTAIEKMENSEERLLLKYRYLKNESWEDISYELNVSYRTVHRIHALALNNFVVPE from the coding sequence ATGACAGCAAAAGAGTATTTGAAGCAGGCGTATCTTTTGGATAAGCAGATACAAGTTGAGGTTAAGGAACTGGAACAGCTTCGGGAGATGCGTGGCACCATTCAGGGATGCAGCTATGGGGAAAAGATTGGTACGAATCCTAACATAAATCTGGAGGCTCCATTTATTAAAACTATTGAGAAGATATGGGAGTATGAGAAGAAGATTGATGGTAAGATTAATAGATTGGTGGATCTTCGCTCAGAAATCAATACAGCGATTGAAAAGATGGAGAATTCGGAGGAAAGGCTTCTTCTTAAATATCGTTATCTTAAAAATGAAAGCTGGGAAGATATTTCCTATGAGCTGAATGTTTCTTATAGAACAGTACATCGTATCCATGCATTAGCATTAAATAATTTTGTCGTCCCGGAATAA